Proteins from a single region of Ziziphus jujuba cultivar Dongzao chromosome 1, ASM3175591v1:
- the LOC107407129 gene encoding uncharacterized protein LOC107407129: MGKNQAYKAMQRARLGSSSAGPEEVEDGMVDGSFHSPEWHAARLASLKTSHTITWEEYKKKQKEDEMRKGELEKDTDRMMREYRAQLDAERARKLAHGRNHSSSKSDHKRDRKDRDLKKRGSKKRKHSRRRSSESSSSSSSSDSSSSSEEEEKESRRSKSRSRRSKKEKKHKSKTKHSGNDNEEAGGPVPLSRFFEGVKS; encoded by the exons ATGGGCAAAAATCAAGCTTACAAAGCTATGCAGAGAGCCAGGCTGGGCTCTAGCTCCGCTGGCCCCGAGGAGGTTGAAGACGGAATG GTGGATGGTTCATTTCATTCACCAGAGTGGCATGCTGCTCGTTTGGCCAGCCTTAAAACTTCTCACACGATCACATGGGAAGAAtataaaaagaagcaaaag GAAGATGAAATGAGAAAGGGGGAACTGGAAAAGGATACAGATAGAATGATGAGAGAGTACAGAGCTCAACTGGATGCTGAAAGGGCACGCAAGCTTGCTCATGGAAGAAACCACTCCAGTAGTAAATCTGATCACAAAAGAG ATAGGAAAGACAGAGATTTGAAGAAGCGTGGCAGCAAAAAGAGAAAG CATTCAAGAAGGAGATCATCTGAGTCTAGTTCCTCAAGTTCGTCCTCAGATTCTTCTTCCAGTAGTGAGGAAGAAGAGAAAGAATCTAGACGATCCAAGTCCAGGTCTAGGAGatctaaaaaggaaaagaagcacAAGTCGAAGACAAAGCATTCTggcaatgacaatgaagaagcTGGTGGTCCTGTGCCGCTTTCAAGATTCTTTGAGGGTGTGAAGAGCTAA
- the LOC107407108 gene encoding mitogen-activated protein kinase homolog MMK1 gives MDGGTAQRPDTVMSEASAAPPPASDPNHQQHQQVGMDNIPATLSHGGRFIQYNIFGNIFEVTAKYKPPIMPIGKGAYGIVCSALNSETNEHVALKKIANAFDNKIDAKRTLREIKLLRHMDHENVVAIRDIIPPPQRETFNDVYIAYELMDTDLHQIIRSNQALSEEHCQYFLYQILRGLKYIHSANVLHRDLKPSNLLLNANCDLKICDFGLARVTSETDFMTEYVVTRWYRAPELLLNSADYTAAIDVWSVGCIFMELMDRRPLFPGRDHVHQLRLLMELIGTPSEAELGFLNENAKRYIRQLPLYRRQSFTEKFPHVHPAAIDLVEKMLTFDPRLRITVEDALAHPYLTSLHDISDEPVCMTPFSFDFEQHALTEEQMKELIYREALAFNPEYHH, from the exons ATGGACGGAGGGACAGCTCAGCGGCCGGACACCGTCATGTCGGAAGCATCGGCGGCCCCACCACCGGCGTCCGACCCTAACCACCAGCAACACCAGCAGGTCGGGATGGACAATATTCCGGCCACTCTCAGCCACGGAGGACGATTCATTCAGTACAACATCTTCGGCAACATATTCGAGGTCACCGCCAAGTACAAGCCCCCAATCATGCCCATAGGCAAGGGCGCATACGGCATCGTCTG CTCGGCTTTGAATTCCGAAACCAACGAGCACGTGGCTTTAAAGAAGATAGCGAATGCCTTTGACAACAAGATCGATGCTAAGAGGACTCTCCGTGAGATCAAGCTGCTTCGCCACATGGATCATGAGAAC GTTGTTGCCATTAGGGATATAATACCACCACCCCAGAGGGAGACATTTAACGATGTCTACATTGCTTATGAACTAATGGACACTGACCTGCATCAGATAATTCGGTCTAATCAAGCATTGTCGGAGGAGCACTGTCAG TATTTCCTATATCAGATCCTCCGTGGATTGAAATACATACATTCTGCAAATGTCCTACACAGGGACTTGAAACCTAGCAATCTTCTCCTAAATGCTAATTGCGACTTGAAAATATGTGATTTTGGATTAGCTCGTGTAACCTCAGAAACTGATTTTATGACGGAATATGTCGTTACAAGATGGTACCGTGCACCAGAGCTACTGTTGAACTCTGCGGATTATACTGCAGCTATTGATGTATGGTCTGTAGGTTGCATTTTCATGGAATTGATGGACCGGAGGCCACTTTTTCCTGGCAGAGATCATGTGCATCAGTTGCGTTTACTAATGGag CTTATTGGAACCCCATCAGAGGCTGAGTTAGGATTCCTGAATGAAAATGCTAAGAGATACATTCGGCAACTTCCTCTTTACCGCCGGCAGTCCTTTACTGAAAAGTTTCCCCACGTTCATCCTGCAGCAATTGATCTTGTTGAAAAGATGTTAACATTTGATCCCAGATTGAGGATTACTG TTGAAGATGCACTAGCTCATCCTTATTTGACATCCCTGCATGACATCAGTGATGAGCCTGTCTGTATGACTCCCTTCAGCTTCGACTTTGAGCAGCATGCTCTGACTGAGGAACAGATGAAGGAACTAATCTACCGAGAGGCACTTGCATTTAACCCGGAGTATCACCATTAG
- the LOC107407005 gene encoding large ribosomal subunit protein uL18 — protein sequence MAAGFFKSQKTKAYFKRYQVKYKRRREGKTDYRARIRLINQDKNKYNTPKYRFVVRFTNKDISAQIISASIAGDLVLAAAYAHELPHYGLEVGLTNYAAAYCTGLLLARRVLKRLEMDDEYEGNVEATGEDYSVEPADTRRPFRALLDVGLIRTTTGNRVFGTLKGALDGGLDIPHSDKRFAGFSKDSKQLDADLHRKYIYGGHVASYMRSLIEDEPEKYQSHFSEYIKRGIEADNLEDLYKRVHAAIRADPTVKKSDKEPPKEHKRFNLKKLTYEERKNKLIERLNAFNSAAGADDDEEDDE from the exons ATG GCAGCCGgatttttcaaatctcaaaaaacGAAGGCCTACTTCAAGCGGTATCAAGTAAAGTATAAGAGGAGAAGAG AGGGAAAGACAGATTACCGGGCAAGGATCCGCCTGATCAATCAGGATAAAAACAAGTACAACACGCCTAAGTATCGCTTTGTTGTCCGCTTT ACCAACAAGGACATCAGTGCACAAATCATATCTGCTAGCATTGCTGGTGACTTGGTTCTTGCTGCAGCTTATGCCCACGAACTTCCTCACTATGGCCTGGAAGTTGGATTGACAAACTATGCAGCAG CTTATTGTACTGGGCTTCTCTTGGCTCGCCGTGTCCTGAAGAGGCTTGAAATGGATGATGAGTATGAGGGCAATGTAGAG GCTACCGGGGAAGATTACTCTGTAGAACCCGCTGATACCAGGAGGCCATTCCGTGCTCTGCTCGATGTTGGTCTTATTAGGACGACTACTGGAAATCGGGTTTTTGGTACTCTAAAG GGAGCTTTGGATGGTGGCTTGGATATTCCTCATAGTGACAAGAGGTTTGCTGGTTTCTCGAAAGACAGCAAGCAGCTTGATGCTGATTTGCACCGCAAGTATATTTATGGTGGCCATGTTGCCTCATATATGAGG AGTTTGATTGAAGACGAGCCGGAAAAATACCAGTCTCACTTCAGTGAGTACATCAAAAGAGGAATTGAGGCAGATAACCTTGAGGATCTGTACAAGAGAGTTCATGCTGCCATCCGTGCTGATCCTACAGTGAAGAAATCTGATAAGGAACCACCCAAGGAGCACAAGCG GTTCAACTTAAAGAAGCTCACATATGAGGAAAGGAAGAACAAGTTAATTGAACGATTGAATGCCTTCAACTCAGCTGCTGGAGCTGATGACGATGAGGAGGATGATGAATGA
- the LOC107407117 gene encoding uncharacterized protein LOC107407117 yields MMLPTCSVPHNEIQPFHILNGLQELAQTRNFKAWFLDQFGVLHDGKQPYPGTISTLENLAKSGAKMVIISNSSRRSSTTMEKMKSLGFDPSLFVGAITSGELTHQNLQRRDDAWFAALGRSCIHMTWSDRGAISLEGLELQVVENVEEAEFILAHGTEALGHPSGAASPKKLEELENILERCAAKSIPMVVANPDFVTVEARALRLMPGSLAAKYKELGGEVKWMGKPDEMIYKSAMAMAGVDASDSIAVGDSLHHDIKGANEAGIQSVFITGGIHATELGLGSFGDIADLSLVQALASKYDAYPSYVLPAFCW; encoded by the exons ATGATGCTGCCCACCTGCTCAGTTCCACACAATGAGATTCAACCTTTTCACATCTTAAATGGGCTTCAAGAACTCGCCCAAACACGCAATTTCAAG GCATGGTTCTTAGATCAGTTTGGAGTCCTTCATGATGGGAAACAGCCTTATCCAGGCACAATTTCTACAT TAGAAAACCTAGCAAAAAGTGGTGCAAAGATGGTGATTATAAGTAATTCCTCAAGGCGCTCATCAACGACCATGGAGAAAATGAAAAGCCTTGGGTTTGATCCCTCTCTCTTTGTTGGAGCAATTACCAGTGGCGAATTAACACATCAGAACCTGCAGAG GAGAGATGATGCTTGGTTTGCAGCACTTGGAAGATCTTGCATTCACATGACCTGGAGTGACCGAGGTGCTATATCTCTTGAG GGCCTAGAATTACAGGTCGTGGAAAATGTTGAAGAAGCAGAATTCATCTTGGCTCATGGCACCGAAGCCTTGGGACATCCTTCTGGTGCTGCTAGTCCCAAGAAGCTTGAGGAACTTGAGAATATCTTGGAACGCTGTGCTGCTAAAAGCATTCCAATGGTGGTAGCCAATCCAGATTTTGTGACTGTTGAGGCAAGGGCTTTGCGATTAATGCCTG GATCTCTGGCTGCCAAATATAAAGAGCTTGGAGGTGAAGTGAAATGGATGGGCAAGCCTGATGAG ATGATTTACAAATCAGCGATGGCCATGGCTGGTGTAGATGCTTCTGATTCTATTGCAGTTGGAGATTCTCTCCACCATGACATTAAGGGTGCAAATGAAGCTGGAATTCAATCAGTTTTCATCACAGGTGGGATCCATGCAACTGAACTTGGACTTGGGAGTTTCGGAGACATTGCAGATTTATCTTTAGTTCAAGCTCTTGCTTCCAAATATGATGCGTATCCATCATATGTGTTGCCTGCGTTTTGTTGGTAG
- the LOC107407098 gene encoding uncharacterized protein LOC107407098 → MMVHPLTPAPATTAATTAAVLNKKTIQFPSLTFQGVAAASTNASVSDDNLPRRSLMKVSLGIMAGLVLNSDFRGGTANAAARRPPPPPPEEKKDPNVSGVQAKVLASKKRKEAMKESIAKLREKGKAIQEPSK, encoded by the exons ATGATGGTCCATCCGCTGACCCCTGCACCAGCTACTACTGCTGCAACAACAGCAGCGGTTTTAAACAAGAAGACCATTCAATTTCCTAGTCTAACGTTTCAAGGAGTTGCTGCAGCAAGTACCAATGCCTCTGTATCTGATGATAATCTCCCACGCCGCAGCTTAAT GAAAGTGAGCTTGGGCATCATGGCTGGCTTGGTGCTTAACTCGGACTTTAGGGGCGGAACTGCAAATGCAGCTGCCAGAAGGCCGCCACCTCCTCCACCGGAAGAGAAGAAGGACCCCAATGTGAGCGGTGTTCAGGCAAAAGTACTAGCTagcaagaagaggaaggaaGCAATGAAAGAATCTATTGCCAAGCTTAGGGAGAAAGGGAAGGCCATTCAAGAACCGTCTAAATAG